The Ochotona princeps isolate mOchPri1 chromosome 1, mOchPri1.hap1, whole genome shotgun sequence genome has a segment encoding these proteins:
- the CD83 gene encoding CD83 antigen gives MSRGLQLLLLSCACSLALATREVAAACGEDVELPCTAPWDAHVPYTASWAKLKEGSEQRAEAVQADPHLGGQHTRQKGHNSSLDVPWTRPYSLKIRNATGCSAGVYRCTLQELPGLRNLSGTVVLKVTGCPTGRKEVDFQKYRAELVLLLALVMFYLTLIIFTCKFARLQSIFPDFSKPGVEPAFLLVTSPSKSRGPVTLQKTEVV, from the exons ATGTCGCGcggcctccagctcctgctcctgagcTGCG CCTGCAGTCTGGCGCTCGCCACGCGGGAGGTGGCAGCAGCTTGCGGGGAGGATGTGGAGTTGCCCTGCACCGCCCCATGGGACGCTCACGTCCCCTACACAGCCTCCTGGGCCAAG CTCAAGGAGGGCAGTGAGCAGAGAGCCGAGGCAGTCCAGGCAGATCCGCACCTCGGAGGACAGCACACCCGCCAGAAAGGACACAACAGCTCTTTGGACGTTCCCTGGACAAGGCCTTATTCCCTGAAGATCCGAAACGCTACCGGCTGCAGCGCGGGGGTGTACAGGTGCACTCTgcaggagctgccaggactgAGGAACCTCAGTGGCACTGTGGTCTTGAAAGTGACAG GCTGCCCCACCGGACGCAAGGAAGTAGATTTCCAGAAGTATCGAGCTGAGCTTGTGCTACTGTTGGCCCTGGTCATGTTTTACCTAACACTCATCATTTTCACTTGT aaATTTGCACGGCTACAGAGCATTTTTCCAGACTTCTCGAAGCCTGGTGTGGAACCAGCCTTTCTTCTGGTCACCTCCCCCAGTAAGTCTCGAGGACCAGTGACTCTTCAGAAAACAGAAGTCGTGTGA